The following nucleotide sequence is from Candidatus Eisenbacteria bacterium.
AAGCCGCCACGCCGCGTTAGACTCTCACGACGTTCGACCCCAATCGTCGAGGAGGCTTTCGTGGCGCAGGACGTTTACGACGTCAAGGCCGACATCCGGGCCCGCGCGCATCTCAAGTCGCGTGAAGAGTACGACCAGTGGTACGCGCGCTCGATCGAACACCCCGCGGAGTTCTGGGCCGAGCAGGCCGGCACGCTCGACTGGTTCCATCCGTGGCACCAGGTTCTGGACGCCGACTTTGCGGCGGTCGACTTCGGCTGGTACCTGGGCGGTCGGTTGAACGCGTGTCACAACTGCGTCGATCGTCACGCCGCAGTCGACGGTGAGCGCACCGCGATCCTGTGGGCCGGCGACGAACCCGGCGTGTACCGGCGCATCACCTACCGCGAACTCAAGCACGAGGTCTGCCGGCTCGCCAACGTGCTGCTCGCCCATGGAATCGGCAAGGGCGACCGGGTGTGCATCTACATGCCGATGATTCCCGAGACGGCCTACGCGATGCTGGCGTGCGCGCGCATCGGTGCCGTGCACTCGGTGGTGTTCGGAGGTTTCAGCGCCGAATCGCTGCGCGATCGAATCCTCGACGCCGGCTGCAAGTTGCTGATCACTGCGAACGAGGGCCTGCGCGGCGGCCGGAAGATCCCCTTGAAGGCGATCGCGGACAAGGCGATCGAAGGCGTCGGGCTGGTCGAGACCGTGCTGGTGGCGCGCCGCACCGAACTCGACTCGCCGATGATGTTGGGCCGCGACAAGTGGCTCGACGAAGAGATGAAGAAGCAGCGTTCGACCTGTACGGTCGAGTGGATGGGTTCCGAAGACCCGTTGTTCATCCTCTACACCTCGGGCAGCACCGGGAAACCGAAGGGCGTCCTTCACACGACCGGAGGCTATCTCGTCTATGCGGCGCTCACGCACCGCCTGGTGTTCGACTATCGCCCGGGCGACATCTACTGCTGCGCCGCCGATGTCGGATGGGTGACGGGGCACAGCTACATCGTCTACGGCCCGCTGGCGAACGGGGCGACCACCGTGATGTTCGAGTCGACGCCGACCTACCCCGATGCCGGACGGTACTGGCAGCTGGTGGACGATCTCGGAATCAACATCTTCTACACCGCGCCGACCGCGCTGCGCGCGATCGCTCAGGCGGGCGACGCGTTCGTGAAGCGCTCGAGCCGCAAGTCGCTGCGGGTGCTCGGTTCGGTCGGCGAGCCGATCAATCCCGAGATCTGGCGCTGGTACCACGACGTGGTGGGCGAGGGCCGCTGCGCGGTCGTCGACACCTGGTGGCAGACCGAGACCGGCGGCATTCTCATCACGCCGCTTCCGGGCGTGACGCCGACCAAGCCCGGCTCCGCCACGCTTCCATTCTTCGGCGTGAAGCCGCTGGTGCTCGATCCCGAGAGCGGTCGCGTGCTCGAAGGCAACGGCGTGTCGGGTGCTCTGTGTCTGGCGACTCCGTGGCCGGGGCAGGCGCGCACGCTGTGGGGCGACCATCAGCGCTTCGCGGACACCTACTTCAGTCAGTACAAGGGCTACTACTTCACCGGCGATGGCTGCCGCCGTGACGAAGACGGCTACTACTGGATCACCGGCCGCATCGACGACGTGCTGAACGTGGCCGGGCATCGTCTCGGAACCGCCGAAGTCGAGAGCGCGCTGGTCGCGCATGCCGCGGTCGCCGAGGCCGCGGTGGTCGGCTACCCGCACGACATCAAGGGCCAGGGCATTTACGCCTACGTACTGCTGACCGCCGAGTACGCAGCGCGCGGCGCCGCCGAACTGGAGGGAGCGCTCAAGGAACAGGTGCGCCACGCGATCGGTGGATTCGCGCAGCCCGACGTGGTGCACATCACGACCGGACTGCCGAAGACGCGCAGCGGAAAGATCATGCGCCGCATCCTGCGCAAGATCGCCGGCGGCGAGTACACCGGGCTCGGCGACGTGACGACGCTCGCGGATCCCGAAGTGGTCGA
It contains:
- the acs gene encoding acetate--CoA ligase; amino-acid sequence: MPCGKPPRRVRLSRRSTPIVEEAFVAQDVYDVKADIRARAHLKSREEYDQWYARSIEHPAEFWAEQAGTLDWFHPWHQVLDADFAAVDFGWYLGGRLNACHNCVDRHAAVDGERTAILWAGDEPGVYRRITYRELKHEVCRLANVLLAHGIGKGDRVCIYMPMIPETAYAMLACARIGAVHSVVFGGFSAESLRDRILDAGCKLLITANEGLRGGRKIPLKAIADKAIEGVGLVETVLVARRTELDSPMMLGRDKWLDEEMKKQRSTCTVEWMGSEDPLFILYTSGSTGKPKGVLHTTGGYLVYAALTHRLVFDYRPGDIYCCAADVGWVTGHSYIVYGPLANGATTVMFESTPTYPDAGRYWQLVDDLGINIFYTAPTALRAIAQAGDAFVKRSSRKSLRVLGSVGEPINPEIWRWYHDVVGEGRCAVVDTWWQTETGGILITPLPGVTPTKPGSATLPFFGVKPLVLDPESGRVLEGNGVSGALCLATPWPGQARTLWGDHQRFADTYFSQYKGYYFTGDGCRRDEDGYYWITGRIDDVLNVAGHRLGTAEVESALVAHAAVAEAAVVGYPHDIKGQGIYAYVLLTAEYAARGAAELEGALKEQVRHAIGGFAQPDVVHITTGLPKTRSGKIMRRILRKIAGGEYTGLGDVTTLADPEVVERLVTEHQERSART